From Acidihalobacter aeolianus, a single genomic window includes:
- a CDS encoding GNAT family N-acetyltransferase, which translates to MAGTTRLRQATLENLDALAPLFDAYRQFYGRPGDLEAARAFLLARFEHGESTVFLAEVDGEPAGFAQIYPGFSSVGLARTFLLNDLFVAPDRRRRGVASGLLRAAEAYARRLGAARLTLSTALDNTAAQTLYASLGWQRDTQFYVYHLALAGA; encoded by the coding sequence ATGGCAGGCACGACCCGGCTCAGACAGGCCACCCTTGAGAACCTCGACGCCCTCGCTCCGCTGTTCGACGCCTACCGGCAGTTCTACGGCCGCCCGGGCGACCTCGAAGCGGCACGCGCCTTTCTGCTGGCGCGTTTCGAGCATGGCGAATCGACCGTCTTCCTGGCCGAGGTCGACGGCGAGCCTGCGGGCTTCGCTCAGATCTATCCGGGGTTTTCATCCGTCGGGCTGGCGCGCACCTTCCTGCTCAACGACCTCTTCGTCGCACCGGATCGCCGTCGACGCGGCGTGGCCTCCGGTCTGCTCAGGGCCGCCGAGGCCTATGCGCGCAGGCTGGGCGCAGCGCGCCTGACCCTTTCGACAGCGCTGGACAACACGGCGGCGCAGACGCTTTACGCGTCCCTCGGCTGGCAGCGCGACACGCAGTTCTACGTCTACCACCTCGCCCTGGCGGGCGCCTAG
- a CDS encoding rhodanese-like domain-containing protein — protein sequence MSYHDIDAAEVHDLLRRDDLVVIDVRDVHAQSRGQLPNAMPPSDEVINALIRRRHQPLAVLVYCYHGHSSRDLCSFLTRIGLQQVYNLTGGWAAWERHQSIYATEPAEALPA from the coding sequence ATGAGCTACCATGACATCGATGCGGCAGAGGTACACGATCTGCTGCGCAGGGACGATCTCGTCGTGATCGACGTGCGCGACGTCCACGCCCAGAGCCGCGGTCAGCTGCCCAACGCCATGCCGCCCAGCGACGAGGTCATCAACGCGCTGATCCGACGCCGGCATCAGCCCCTCGCGGTGCTGGTCTACTGCTACCACGGCCACAGCAGCCGCGACCTTTGTTCTTTCCTCACTCGCATCGGACTGCAGCAGGTCTACAACCTCACCGGCGGTTGGGCCGCCTGGGAGCGGCATCAGTCCATCTACGCCACAGAACCCGCCGAGGCACTGCCGGCGTAA
- the grxD gene encoding Grx4 family monothiol glutaredoxin, which produces MKTTDVIRQQLQEHPVILYMKGTPEAPRCGFSAKAAAVMQSTGVDFAYVDVLSSPLIMQALPEVSDFPTFPQLFIKGEIIGGSDIMEAMLASGELVPMLNEAAS; this is translated from the coding sequence ATGAAAACGACCGACGTGATTCGCCAGCAGCTTCAGGAACACCCCGTAATCCTCTACATGAAGGGCACGCCCGAGGCGCCGCGCTGCGGTTTTTCCGCCAAGGCGGCCGCCGTGATGCAGTCCACCGGGGTCGATTTCGCCTACGTCGACGTGCTGTCCTCGCCGCTGATCATGCAGGCTCTGCCCGAGGTTTCGGATTTCCCGACCTTCCCGCAGCTCTTCATCAAGGGCGAGATCATCGGCGGCAGCGACATCATGGAGGCGATGCTGGCCAGCGGCGAGCTCGTGCCCATGCTGAACGAAGCCGCTTCCTGA
- a CDS encoding BolA/IbaG family iron-sulfur metabolism protein, protein MLHSEIVERVRALYPDAAIEVAGEDCSFEMLVVSEAFAGTRLLARQKSILALFKDDIQSGALHALSVTARTPAEQSAASGAGLVRLTS, encoded by the coding sequence ATGCTGCATAGCGAGATCGTCGAGCGCGTGCGCGCGCTCTACCCGGACGCCGCGATCGAGGTCGCGGGCGAGGATTGCAGCTTCGAGATGCTGGTCGTCAGCGAGGCCTTTGCCGGCACCCGCCTGCTCGCGCGGCAGAAGTCGATCCTGGCCCTGTTCAAGGACGACATCCAGTCCGGCGCCCTGCATGCCCTGTCGGTGACGGCGCGCACGCCGGCCGAGCAGTCCGCCGCATCCGGCGCCGGTCTGGTCCGGCTCACTTCCTGA
- a CDS encoding dinitrogenase iron-molybdenum cofactor biosynthesis protein, producing the protein MSVANIDRETALRIALAARSLPDTDLSTLIDVLNERLGTPLDLEKLSRITVTDLKAGIGSLDGEEDSENTGGMDRSGLEPIKLAVRILWGETSEDDNLPKPVPYADGDMPGSIRVAIASNSGANLDGHFCSCLRFLVYQLSSDEMRLIDIRPTLEADYSDDKNLFRVNLIRDCQVLYIVSVGGPAAAKIVRADIHPMKKIEGGLAEDVLADLQQVIKNSPPPWLAKILGISREKRFRYYTGAEEAEAQD; encoded by the coding sequence ATGAGCGTTGCCAATATCGACCGCGAAACCGCGCTGCGCATTGCGCTGGCGGCGCGCAGTCTGCCGGATACCGACCTGTCCACGCTGATCGACGTGCTCAACGAGCGTCTGGGTACGCCGCTCGATCTGGAGAAGCTTTCGCGCATCACCGTCACCGACCTCAAGGCCGGCATCGGCAGTCTGGACGGCGAAGAGGACAGCGAAAACACCGGCGGCATGGACCGCAGCGGTCTGGAGCCGATCAAGCTCGCCGTACGCATCCTATGGGGCGAGACCAGCGAGGACGACAACCTGCCGAAGCCGGTGCCCTATGCCGACGGCGACATGCCGGGCTCGATCCGCGTGGCCATCGCCTCCAACAGCGGCGCCAACCTGGACGGGCATTTCTGTTCCTGCCTGCGCTTCCTGGTCTATCAGCTGTCGAGCGACGAGATGCGCCTGATCGACATCCGCCCCACGCTGGAGGCCGATTACTCGGACGACAAGAACCTGTTCCGCGTCAACCTGATCCGCGACTGCCAGGTGCTCTACATCGTGTCCGTCGGCGGGCCCGCGGCGGCGAAGATCGTGCGCGCGGACATCCATCCCATGAAGAAGATCGAGGGCGGTCTGGCCGAGGACGTGCTCGCCGATCTGCAGCAGGTGATCAAGAACTCACCGCCGCCCTGGCTCGCCAAGATACTCGGCATTTCGCGCGAAAAGCGGTTCCGTTACTACACGGGCGCCGAGGAAGCCGAAGCTCAGGACTGA
- a CDS encoding Nif11-like leader peptide family natural product precursor, giving the protein MSIQAIAAFSAKARTDADLGAQLKACQKLKEMFALAREHGFEFDEDTLYPPNEPQFTADQLSERLAKALLRA; this is encoded by the coding sequence ATGTCGATTCAGGCTATCGCCGCCTTTTCCGCCAAGGCCCGTACGGACGCCGATCTCGGTGCCCAGCTCAAGGCCTGCCAGAAGCTCAAGGAGATGTTCGCGCTCGCCCGCGAGCACGGTTTCGAGTTCGACGAGGACACGCTGTATCCGCCGAACGAGCCGCAGTTCACGGCCGATCAGCTCTCCGAGCGTCTGGCCAAGGCCCTGCTGCGCGCCTGA
- the hemH gene encoding ferrochelatase, translating to MRYESESHYEHGRPARLGVLLTNLGTPDAPTPPALRRYLREFLWDPRVVEFPRLPWWLILNGVILNIRPKRSAHAYAKVWTAEGSPLLVHSRAQAAGLQQRLAATCTGPVTVALAMRYGTPSIEAGLRELREAGAERLLVLPLYPQYSGSTTGSTFDAVAEVLRRWRWVPELRFVNHYHDDPAYIAAMAARIRAHWAEHGRGEHLLFSFHGVPRRYLIAGDPYHCHCQMTARLLAEALELDDEAWTLGFQSRFGREEWLKPYVDGLLKGWPGEGRRSVDVFCPGFAADCLETLEEIAMQNRELFVAAGGQHYAYIPALNEQPEHLDALTALALRHAAGWPETDPDWNGQQVSAHEEAARQRALALGAES from the coding sequence ATGCGTTACGAAAGCGAAAGCCATTACGAACACGGCCGCCCGGCCCGCCTCGGGGTACTGCTGACCAATCTCGGCACGCCCGACGCGCCGACGCCGCCCGCCCTGCGCCGTTACCTGCGCGAATTCCTGTGGGACCCGCGCGTAGTTGAATTCCCGCGCCTGCCCTGGTGGCTGATCCTCAACGGGGTGATCCTCAACATCCGTCCCAAGCGCTCGGCGCACGCCTACGCCAAGGTGTGGACCGCCGAGGGCTCGCCCCTGCTGGTGCATAGCCGCGCCCAGGCCGCCGGCTTGCAACAGCGGCTCGCGGCCACCTGCACGGGACCGGTGACGGTCGCCCTGGCGATGCGCTACGGCACGCCGTCGATCGAGGCCGGGCTGCGCGAGCTGCGCGAGGCCGGCGCCGAGCGCCTGCTGGTGCTGCCGCTCTACCCGCAATACTCGGGCTCGACCACCGGCTCGACCTTCGACGCCGTCGCCGAGGTACTGCGCCGCTGGCGCTGGGTGCCGGAGCTACGCTTCGTCAATCACTACCACGACGACCCCGCCTACATCGCCGCCATGGCCGCGCGCATCCGCGCACACTGGGCCGAGCACGGGCGCGGCGAACACCTGCTGTTTTCCTTTCACGGCGTGCCCAGACGCTACCTGATCGCCGGCGACCCGTATCACTGCCACTGCCAGATGACCGCACGCCTGCTCGCCGAGGCCCTGGAACTCGACGACGAAGCCTGGACGCTCGGCTTCCAGTCGCGCTTCGGCCGCGAGGAATGGCTCAAACCCTATGTCGACGGCCTGCTCAAGGGCTGGCCCGGCGAGGGACGGCGCAGCGTGGACGTGTTCTGCCCCGGTTTCGCCGCGGACTGTCTGGAGACGCTGGAGGAGATCGCGATGCAGAACCGCGAGCTGTTCGTCGCCGCGGGCGGGCAGCACTATGCCTACATACCCGCGCTCAACGAGCAGCCGGAACACCTGGATGCGCTGACCGCCCTGGCGCTGCGCCATGCGGCCGGCTGGCCGGAGACCGATCCGGACTGGAACGGGCAGCAGGTTTCGGCGCACGAGGAAGCTGCGCGCCAACGCGCGCTGGCGCTGGGCGCAGAAAGCTGA
- a CDS encoding HNH endonuclease: MEFKETVVGMDLDQRVLRTDAAGMPLEWIDYQDAVRLYHAGQVAYTCGSLLYTLHGGVNSLTGRRSEVAVHSIVATVGAGRRPGQRYTPPLNNNALFRRDGFLCLYCGNRFSARDLSRDHVRPLSQGGADHWNNVVAACKRCNHHKAARTPEEAGMQLLAVPFIPTHAEYVYLQGKRVLADQMAFLRAHFPRSSPLHQRLS; this comes from the coding sequence ATGGAATTCAAGGAGACCGTGGTGGGCATGGATCTGGACCAGAGGGTACTTCGCACCGATGCGGCGGGTATGCCGCTCGAGTGGATCGACTATCAGGACGCGGTACGCCTGTACCACGCCGGCCAGGTTGCTTACACCTGCGGCAGCCTGCTCTACACCCTGCACGGAGGCGTCAACAGCCTCACCGGACGGCGCAGCGAGGTGGCGGTGCATTCCATCGTCGCCACCGTCGGCGCTGGCCGACGCCCCGGCCAGCGCTACACCCCGCCGCTCAACAACAATGCCCTGTTCCGACGCGACGGTTTTCTCTGTCTGTACTGCGGCAACCGCTTCTCCGCACGCGACCTGTCGCGCGATCACGTCCGTCCGCTCAGCCAGGGCGGCGCCGACCACTGGAACAACGTGGTCGCCGCGTGCAAGCGCTGCAACCACCACAAGGCGGCGCGCACGCCCGAAGAGGCCGGGATGCAGCTGCTCGCCGTGCCCTTCATCCCGACGCACGCCGAATACGTCTACCTGCAGGGCAAGCGCGTACTGGCCGACCAGATGGCCTTCCTGCGCGCGCACTTCCCGCGCAGCAGCCCGCTGCACCAGCGCCTGAGCTGA
- a CDS encoding NAD(P) transhydrogenase subunit alpha, with protein MPIKLAVPRESAAGERRVALDPATAKRLCELGAEVLVQRAAGARAHFTDAAYREAGARIVPSAAALLRQADALLKVQAPSVKEAEGLREGALVVATVMAQRNVEAVARMRDRGITCFAMELIPRISRAQSMDVLSSQAAVAGYKAAIMGADLSCRFFPMLTTAAGTIRPASVLVIGAGVAGLQAIATARRLGAVVLGYDVRSATREQVESLGARFVQLSVTAEGEGGYARELTDEEKAQQADELAAHIARTDVLITTAAVPGLPAPKIVSPAMVEGMKPGAVIVDLAADGGGNCALTEPGRTVTYGAVTIHGPLNVPSQVPLRASEMYARNLFNFLQPMLTGDALRPDFEDAVIAGSLLTRDGAIVHEPSRALVEGASP; from the coding sequence ATGCCGATCAAGCTGGCCGTACCCAGGGAAAGCGCCGCCGGAGAGCGCCGCGTGGCGCTCGATCCGGCCACCGCTAAGCGCCTGTGCGAACTCGGCGCCGAGGTGTTGGTGCAGCGCGCCGCCGGCGCCCGCGCGCATTTCACCGATGCGGCCTACCGCGAGGCCGGTGCGCGGATCGTCCCGTCCGCAGCCGCGCTGCTCAGGCAGGCCGACGCGCTGCTCAAGGTGCAGGCGCCGAGCGTCAAGGAGGCCGAAGGCCTGCGCGAGGGTGCGCTGGTAGTGGCCACGGTGATGGCGCAGCGCAACGTCGAGGCGGTGGCGCGGATGCGCGACCGCGGCATCACCTGTTTCGCGATGGAACTGATTCCGCGCATCTCGCGCGCGCAGTCGATGGACGTGCTGTCCTCGCAGGCGGCCGTGGCCGGCTACAAGGCCGCGATCATGGGCGCCGATCTCTCCTGCCGTTTCTTCCCCATGCTGACCACCGCCGCAGGCACCATCCGTCCGGCGAGCGTGCTGGTGATCGGCGCCGGCGTGGCCGGCCTGCAGGCCATCGCCACCGCACGGCGGCTGGGCGCCGTGGTGCTGGGCTACGACGTGCGTTCGGCCACTCGCGAGCAGGTCGAGTCCCTCGGCGCCCGTTTCGTGCAGCTGTCGGTCACCGCCGAGGGCGAGGGCGGCTACGCGCGCGAACTGACGGATGAGGAAAAGGCGCAGCAGGCGGACGAGCTGGCCGCGCACATCGCTCGTACGGACGTGCTCATCACCACCGCGGCGGTGCCGGGACTGCCCGCGCCGAAGATCGTCAGCCCGGCGATGGTCGAGGGCATGAAACCGGGCGCGGTGATCGTCGATCTGGCCGCCGACGGTGGCGGCAACTGTGCGCTGACCGAGCCCGGCAGGACGGTGACGTACGGCGCCGTCACCATCCACGGCCCGCTGAACGTGCCCAGCCAGGTGCCGCTGCGCGCCAGCGAGATGTACGCGCGGAACCTGTTCAACTTCCTGCAGCCGATGCTGACCGGCGACGCGCTCAGGCCCGATTTCGAGGACGCGGTGATCGCCGGCAGCCTGCTCACGCGGGACGGGGCGATCGTGCACGAACCCAGCCGCGCGCTGGTGGAGGGAGCATCGCCATGA
- a CDS encoding NAD(P) transhydrogenase subunit alpha, translating into MIEGFVALYIFMLAAIAGYEVISKVPVILHTPLMSGSNFVHGIVLVGAMVALGQAQTGLEQLVGFVGVVLAAGNVVGGFVVTERMLDMFKASGRGDRR; encoded by the coding sequence ATGATCGAGGGATTCGTCGCGCTGTATATCTTCATGCTGGCTGCAATCGCCGGCTACGAGGTGATCTCCAAGGTCCCGGTGATCCTGCACACGCCGCTGATGTCGGGCTCGAATTTCGTCCACGGTATCGTCCTGGTCGGCGCCATGGTCGCCCTGGGGCAGGCGCAGACGGGTCTGGAGCAGCTCGTCGGCTTCGTCGGCGTGGTGCTGGCCGCAGGCAACGTGGTCGGGGGCTTCGTGGTCACCGAACGCATGCTCGACATGTTCAAGGCGAGCGGCCGCGGAGACCGGCGATGA
- a CDS encoding NAD(P)(+) transhydrogenase (Re/Si-specific) subunit beta, producing MNFVIQVAYFAAALLFILGLRQMSSPATARRGILWAGVGMLAAVLVTFFAPDVRGVGNYLLMFLGIGLGGGLAWWFGRRVAMTDMPQMIALYNGMGGGAAAAIAAVELVRGAPMSSATQVLAAVGALIGAVAFAGSLVAFAKLQRLLKSSLRFPRQRETNLAVLAFAALLGLLVAFTSGGHSGGMLFLFLAAAFVFGVLMALPIGGADMPVVISLFNALTGLAVGLEGFVLGNPAMMIAGIVVGAAGTLLTQLMAKAMNRPLGNVLFAQFGGDDATVAAEGGPGGHLKPIEGSDAGVLLAYANKLIVVPGYGMAVAQAQHKLWELCELLIERGVTVKFAIHPVAGRMPGHMNVLLAEAGVPYDLIHDLDEINGEFATADAALVIGANDVVNPAARSNPDSPIYGMPILNVDKAKHVIVIKRGQGTGFSGVENALFAADNTRMFYGDGQKAMAELIQSVKML from the coding sequence ATGAACTTCGTGATCCAGGTTGCGTACTTCGCCGCGGCCCTCCTGTTCATTCTCGGCCTCAGGCAGATGAGCTCGCCGGCCACCGCGCGGCGCGGCATCCTGTGGGCCGGCGTCGGCATGCTGGCGGCGGTGCTGGTCACCTTCTTCGCGCCGGACGTCCGCGGGGTGGGCAATTACCTGCTGATGTTCCTCGGCATCGGCCTCGGCGGCGGGCTGGCCTGGTGGTTCGGCCGGCGGGTGGCGATGACCGACATGCCGCAGATGATCGCGCTGTACAACGGCATGGGCGGCGGCGCCGCAGCCGCGATCGCGGCGGTCGAGCTGGTGCGCGGCGCGCCGATGTCGTCAGCCACCCAGGTGCTGGCGGCCGTGGGCGCGCTGATCGGCGCGGTGGCCTTTGCCGGTTCGCTGGTCGCCTTCGCCAAGCTGCAGCGCCTGCTGAAGAGCTCGCTCCGCTTCCCCCGCCAGCGCGAGACCAATCTCGCCGTGCTGGCCTTTGCCGCGTTGCTCGGCCTGCTCGTCGCCTTTACCTCGGGCGGACATTCCGGCGGCATGCTGTTCCTGTTCTTAGCCGCGGCTTTCGTCTTCGGCGTGCTGATGGCATTGCCGATCGGTGGGGCCGACATGCCGGTAGTGATCTCGCTGTTCAATGCGCTGACCGGTCTTGCCGTGGGCCTTGAAGGGTTCGTGCTGGGCAACCCCGCGATGATGATCGCGGGCATCGTGGTCGGCGCGGCCGGCACGCTCCTGACCCAGCTGATGGCCAAGGCGATGAACCGTCCGCTGGGCAACGTGCTGTTTGCCCAGTTCGGCGGCGACGACGCCACTGTCGCCGCGGAAGGCGGTCCGGGTGGGCACCTCAAGCCGATCGAGGGTAGCGATGCCGGCGTCCTGCTGGCGTATGCGAACAAGCTGATCGTGGTCCCGGGCTACGGCATGGCCGTGGCCCAGGCCCAGCACAAGCTATGGGAGCTGTGCGAACTGCTGATCGAGCGCGGGGTGACGGTCAAGTTCGCAATCCATCCGGTAGCCGGGCGCATGCCGGGACACATGAACGTGCTGCTCGCCGAGGCGGGGGTGCCCTATGACCTGATCCATGATCTGGACGAGATCAACGGCGAGTTCGCGACCGCGGACGCCGCCCTCGTGATCGGCGCGAACGACGTGGTCAACCCAGCCGCGCGCAGCAATCCGGACAGCCCGATCTACGGCATGCCGATCCTCAATGTGGACAAGGCGAAGCACGTCATCGTGATCAAGCGCGGTCAGGGCACCGGCTTTTCGGGGGTGGAGAATGCCCTCTTCGCCGCGGACAATACACGCATGTTTTACGGCGACGGGCAGAAGGCGATGGCCGAGCTCATCCAGTCCGTCAAAATGCTGTAA
- a CDS encoding primosomal protein N', with translation MTSPSPRIIRVAVPLPLREALDYLPPSGKAASAVSPGVRVLVRVGQRRLVGLVVESGVSSVIAPGRLRPVQSLLDEAPLVDAQTLGLIRFAADYYHHPIGEVVMNALPGLLREGAPVDAAGETAWRAAPGADPAAPGLARAMRQRELLGYLLELGADRAHAAEALAAFPGDWRPLMRALEEKGLVVREQRPCLAPSPGGGERHVLNPAQVEAVDGIWPQGPAPGFGVHLLEGVTGSGKTEVYLSLIERALAAGRQALVLVPEIGLTPQLLARFRSRFAVPIAALHSGLGDGERRCAWLTAARGAAPIVIGTRSAVFTPLPHLGLVVVDEEHDASFKQQENLRYHARDLAIWRARQQGARVVLGSATPALETLHHAREGRYAHHHMLARAGAARPPTLRLLDVRHKRLDSGLSAQLLAAVGERLAAGGQVLLFLNRRGFAPVLICQGCGWVARCPRCDTPMTYHAQARRLRCHHCDRETRLPEACPECGQVDPMPLGQGTERLETVLAARFPDAGVLRIDRDTTRRRGALAERLEAVHSGEYPLLVGTQMLTKGHHFPSVTLVGVIDADQGLYSVDYRAHERLAQLLVQVAGRAGRAEQPGEVLIQTGQPEHPLLITLLRDGYPAAADAILAERRAAGMPPFAHLALLRAEAPGEAAPMAFLAAAAAALRPRAARTVDLLGPVPAPMPRRAGRHRAQLLLRARSRAPLHRLLSEGLPLLDALPEARRVRWSLDVDPVDLY, from the coding sequence GTGACAAGTCCCTCACCTCGCATCATCCGGGTTGCCGTTCCCCTGCCTTTGCGCGAAGCCCTGGATTATTTGCCGCCCTCGGGCAAAGCTGCGTCCGCGGTTTCGCCGGGTGTCCGTGTCCTCGTCCGCGTCGGCCAACGCCGTCTGGTCGGGCTCGTCGTCGAATCGGGCGTGTCGTCCGTCATCGCGCCAGGGCGACTGCGCCCGGTGCAGTCCCTGCTGGACGAGGCGCCGCTGGTCGATGCCCAGACCCTGGGCCTCATTCGCTTCGCGGCCGATTACTACCATCATCCCATCGGCGAGGTGGTGATGAACGCCCTGCCCGGCCTGCTGCGCGAGGGCGCGCCGGTCGACGCCGCCGGCGAGACCGCGTGGCGCGCGGCACCGGGGGCCGATCCCGCCGCGCCGGGTCTGGCGCGGGCGATGCGTCAGCGCGAACTGCTCGGTTATCTGCTCGAACTTGGCGCGGATCGGGCGCACGCGGCCGAGGCGCTCGCCGCCTTTCCCGGCGACTGGCGTCCGCTGATGCGCGCACTGGAGGAAAAGGGGCTGGTCGTGCGCGAGCAGCGTCCCTGCCTCGCGCCCTCCCCCGGCGGCGGCGAGCGTCATGTGCTCAATCCGGCGCAGGTCGAGGCCGTCGACGGCATCTGGCCGCAAGGGCCGGCGCCCGGCTTCGGCGTACATCTGCTCGAGGGCGTGACCGGCAGCGGCAAGACCGAGGTCTACCTGAGCCTGATCGAGCGCGCGCTCGCCGCCGGGCGGCAGGCCCTGGTGCTGGTGCCGGAGATTGGCCTCACCCCGCAGCTCCTGGCCCGTTTCCGCAGTCGCTTCGCGGTGCCCATCGCCGCACTCCACTCCGGGCTGGGCGACGGCGAGCGCCGCTGCGCCTGGCTGACGGCCGCGCGCGGCGCGGCGCCCATCGTGATCGGCACCCGTTCGGCGGTGTTCACGCCGTTGCCGCATCTCGGGCTCGTGGTCGTCGACGAGGAGCACGACGCTTCGTTCAAGCAGCAGGAGAACTTGCGCTACCACGCACGCGACCTGGCCATCTGGCGAGCGCGGCAGCAGGGCGCGCGGGTGGTACTGGGCAGCGCCACGCCGGCGCTGGAGACCCTGCACCATGCCCGCGAGGGACGCTATGCGCACCACCACATGCTGGCGCGCGCGGGCGCCGCGAGGCCGCCTACGCTGCGTCTGCTGGACGTGCGTCACAAGCGTCTGGATTCGGGGCTCTCCGCACAGCTACTGGCGGCGGTGGGCGAGCGGCTGGCGGCCGGCGGGCAGGTGCTGCTGTTCCTCAACCGTCGCGGTTTCGCGCCGGTGCTCATCTGCCAGGGCTGCGGCTGGGTGGCGCGCTGTCCGCGCTGCGACACGCCGATGACCTACCACGCACAGGCGCGGCGCCTGCGCTGCCATCATTGCGACCGCGAGACTCGGTTGCCCGAGGCCTGTCCCGAGTGCGGTCAGGTTGATCCGATGCCGCTGGGGCAGGGCACCGAACGTCTGGAAACGGTGCTGGCCGCCCGTTTCCCGGACGCCGGCGTGCTGCGTATCGACCGCGACACCACCCGCCGCCGCGGCGCGCTGGCGGAACGCCTGGAGGCGGTGCACAGCGGCGAGTACCCGCTGCTCGTCGGCACCCAGATGCTGACCAAGGGACACCACTTCCCCAGCGTCACCCTGGTCGGCGTGATCGACGCGGATCAGGGGCTCTACAGCGTCGACTACCGTGCGCACGAGCGGCTGGCGCAGCTGTTGGTGCAGGTGGCCGGCCGCGCCGGGCGTGCGGAACAGCCGGGCGAGGTGCTGATCCAGACCGGGCAGCCGGAGCACCCGTTGCTGATCACCTTGCTGCGCGACGGCTATCCGGCCGCGGCCGACGCGATCCTGGCCGAGCGCAGGGCGGCCGGCATGCCGCCGTTCGCCCATCTCGCCCTGCTGCGTGCCGAGGCGCCCGGCGAGGCCGCGCCGATGGCCTTTCTCGCCGCCGCCGCTGCGGCGCTGCGTCCGCGCGCCGCGCGCACGGTCGATCTGCTCGGGCCGGTGCCGGCGCCGATGCCGCGCCGTGCCGGGCGCCATCGAGCGCAGTTGCTGCTGCGCGCGCGCAGTCGTGCGCCGCTGCATCGATTGCTGAGCGAGGGGCTGCCGCTGCTCGACGCGCTGCCCGAGGCGCGCCGCGTGCGCTGGTCGTTGGACGTCGACCCGGTCGATCTCTACTGA